ATGATattgaataataaaattaaaatgtttaagattgaattgataaaaatgtaatagattttttgacttttttgacaattttccgtGTTAGCTAACATCAAGCATCCATCAACAATCAAATAATTTCATCTTAGAAATACCACTAATGTTTAGCTAAACAAAGGAAAACGACCCTATTCAAAGCAAGCactggggagagagagagagagagaaaaaaaacctAACCAATAAAAATATACGTCAATAGAGAGACATAACATGCAAATTCTTGAGCCCATCattttttgatatgttttaaGGTGATATTTTAGAAATTGGGGTCATGttatttgcttttattttctaatatttatttaattaggattTTAGAAAACGAATGTTATCTCATGATTTAGTAGATAATCagttatatttttaattagttatCCGATCGGCAAATGGTTGATAGATAACGTATTTGATATTTGGGATATAAGTGCACTAgtttatctcaattcaattcgaagcgattttaattttttctaatctggagttgaaaatataattatgaaaataaaattgagacaTAATTGACTTTTCTGAAAGTTTCCAAAAGAATGTCAAAGTAAAAAGAGAGTGTTTTAGGGTGAAGTCATTTTTTTAgagttaatattacgaaaaaccccaaactgataaattaatgataaatttatcttaaattaatttttacaccatcaaaaacctcaaatcaaTATATCcctaataaattttttttggttaagaaaGTGGTTATCcctaataaatttactctttgttaatttctattaaattttaggaTGATACATGAAAATTAATGGGGctacaaatttaggattttactgtCCATTTGTTAAGGTGTatcattttgtagttttttgtgatatcgATTTAATATAATGGAAATAAACATAAGGTAAACTTATCTCCCAAGGCCCCAATGGAGCCACGATGTCACCTTCACTGTTGACAAGGCCACGGCCCGCATCGGCGGCCTCGCCCTCAAGTTCAAGATCAAGGCCGAGCACACCCTCAGCGGCGACAATGACATCGGTCAGGGAGCTCCTCAAGAGGGCCAGGCCGGCGACGGGAAGCCCAAGGCTTAAAAGTTCGGCAAGCGGTTCACCGATCTCTACGATCCCGGCCTTGTTCTTGTTATAGAAGCATTAAGAGGGCTTTCATCCAAACCCTTGACCTCTCAAAAAGAAGGGTCGGGAGGTCGTGGGGCAAACATTGAACGGTAAACACCATACAGCATAAACAAGAAATACTCCAGATAATCATCTTAGACGGAGCATCACAGCATCGGTGACCTCGACAATAAAACGTGTGGCGGTAGCAAGGAGCTGGCTTGGAGGGCCGCCCTCGCGCTGCCGCCAAGGACAGGGGCTGCGGGTGATTTGGTTTTTTCAGCGATGGAATGGATggtaaaattacaaaagttTGAGGGTCTTTGTGCATTTCCGATAACGAAAACCAGAAAGCCAGTTCTTTCTAAGAGCATAAGAACCAGACCAAATACGATGCTAGTTACTCAGAAACGTCACTCCTCGTGAGGTGCTCCCGAAATTCTTTGACTCCCTCCGGTTCAATGGTACAGTTGGTGACTCGGAATCCCGACACGCAGGACATAAACATGGTTCTAATTCACAACATACATTCGTATCATGCAAGATATGGTTAAGACTGTTGCATAAGCAGATTGCAACAACCAAAAGCCGCGCTCAGTTTGCAATTTGTTTATGATTCCGAAGCAACATCCAAAAACCTTTGCTATATCCAATTACATTAGTTGATCTTCTTCCCAACCCGTGCAAAAGCCCCAAGACGTTCCCATTCTTTACAAGAGAATTACCATAAGTTCCATGCTAAATCCAGCTCCCTTGAGCTCTCATGTTGCATCCAACGCATGCTGTCTTCCGAGAGTTTAGTTCTTTAGCCCTGACCCTTTTTAAGTCCCTAGACCAGAGTTCGTGGGAAGTTGATCCCCTTATCGCTGAAAGGCGTGATCCTTTGACCCGTTTTTCAAATATCCAGATAGCCCCCCATCGTAGAGATGCAAATAGAATTGCGGACTGAATTGCGAAAGTGCAAAGGAATAAGCCCTGCCTAAAACTTGGCTGAATCAACTCCTACAAGTCACAAGCCCTATGGGATTAaaggttttgttttgttttttttttttttcgggtcgaACTATGGGATTAAAGGTTCGCTAACGTCATTCCCATGAAAGATacagaagaatttcaaaagggtATACTTTAAGATGGCTTTTCACAGGTTAAAGACCCCAAAGGAGAGTTTCACAGGCTTCACGAGAAAGAGGCTCCACAACAAAGCATTCACATCATCTTCAAAAGCCGGGGGCTAAAGAAGGCAGAGACCACAAagcaaaaaatcaaaagtaaaacaGACATAACAGATGAGATCTTTCATAATCATAGCTACAGAAATTAAGAAAACTCCCTAAACCACCCCCATTTATATGTACACTCTGTCTGCATCGATCAATATTTATCCCTATAGCCCTCCATTTTCAGATAAAGTATTTACAACTTATTGAGTAACCTTCCCGTGGCATATATGTCATACAGGTAGAGCGTTATCGGCAATATACACGCTAATGTCAAAAGACATGTACACAGCTTCACCTCACAAAGTTTCCTCGGGTTTCAGAAAGTTATAGTATTCGAGCTGAGTCATCTCTCCACCAGTCATTGGGTCAAATTGGCGTCGATAAAAGCTGCATcattcaataaaaagaaaattaattagactATAAAGGCATTCTAATAAAGCAACAAGATATATTAAGAGATGGAAACTGGGAGACGTTCCAACTGCAAAAAAGGTCGGTCTATGTGTCCAACATGATTCTCAAAACAGCAACCTCTTAAATGAAAGCAGATGACAGCAGCCTCAAGAGCCTCTCATAGAGGATCGATGAGCTTTTGGCAAGGAAGaatttcttctcccttctttccTTCAGGTGACAAAGGGTGGAATTTGGGTTTTACAATGCGAAATAGGGTTAAGGGGTTGTTCAATCTTTCACTAATGAATACAAAGAACTAAAGATTATTGAAGAGAACGCAGTGCatcaaatctttctttcttcatcggTTAAAGGAAGGAAGGAACCAGAGGTAAAGGATAACGTTCCCCTCCTTCTGTTTTATTGATCTAACTTAAATGTGGAAAACTGGAGTACTATTTGCTTGGTCTTGAGTATGCCACACTAAAAAGCATGTGGACAGCTATAAAAAGATATGAAAAGCACTCATTCCATAGGATTTCACGACCCCAACTTGACATAAATAAGGAAGACAGAGGAGTAGTAAGATGATATTACCTCCCATCCATGCCAAGAATTAAGACTGTGTTCTTCCGGTGTCCAAAAGCAACAACATACTGTAAACCTTCATGCAGTCGGAACTGAGCCACTGACCATTCTGAGCTAAAGTACCTAGGCAGAATACCTGCAAAGCATGGAACAAAACTAGCCTGAGAGAAAGATACAGTGACCATGGTTTACCATAAACACATTCAGTCACCCAGCATGATATACAAATTAGCCACCGCAATAACTCGTCCAACCATAATTAGATTTAGCATGACGTGAACAATTGAGCTCTACTTCAAGGGCCATTTATGTGACAGACAAATAGCACGACTTCAAGATACAGCAATTCCTGGCATATTACCTTCCATGAAAGAAAGTGACGAGATCATGGAGGAGGAAGACACGTGGCTTTCAGATGTGTTGTGCTATCTGTCATTGTTCAGCATGCCTAAATCAGCCTTTAAACTGAAGACATGGACGGTTCCCTAGTCACTTGAGACCGCTAGCCATTGGGCAGTAGAAGAAAAGGCCAGGCTGTATATTTCTGCACGATCTGCACCTCTTCTTACCTACATGAAGAACTTTGAATCTCAGTTATACAATGAATAAAGCAGAATATTGCCCAAGATTATATGATAGTCAAATTGTCCTCTTTCTACAATCCTAAAGGCCTATTGAAGCACAACGCAGTTTCAGCAGAGAACAATATCAGATCACAGCATCTATTTAGCATAATAACCATGCACTAAAATCACTCTCATGGTCTTTAGAAGCTATGAACAGCATATGCCCTTACTGGCAATTGAATTCATTAAAACTTTTGTCAGTTGGATATCAACACATCACCAAGGCAGTTTAAAATATCTCCCTATAGAAACCAACTTATTTGTCTCATCATTTGAGCCTATCAAGAAGCAATAACAACTGCCAAAGGTTAAGTAAATAGTATAGATAACATATTAGCAATTACAACCTATCCATAAAAGACTTTAGAGGATTTGTATTAAAGACAGCACTGATCCCAAAAGTAAGGTATTCTTTTATCGGTGGAAGTAAGATGCATATACCGATTTGGGATAAAAAGTGAGAAAAGAATGAGCACGATTCGAAAGGTATAAAAATTTAGACAATTCCAAACACTAGCGGTGAATGACATGAACTCAAGTGATGTTGGATTACAACATACAAGTAAACATCCTAACTTACTTCACAGATACTgccattcaattaaaaaaaaaaaaaatttcttccccCTTGGTGGTGACTCAGAAAAGGCAAGTCATAGTTTAATTCTGGACAAGCAATATCTTTTACCAGTTACTATATATACATGAATTGAAATCCAAATTTGCAGGACATTTCATCCACTACTTGCAAGTAATGTTGTGAATAGCCATGGCTGTTCAgctaaagaaataaataatatctTTTATCATTCAGTTCATGCTTAATGGCGGGCTTCCTTAAATAAGCTTTACTAAAACATCAAGCACACCACATTCTGCACTTTCAAAACACAATCAGCATAAGATTCTGGACCAACCTCTTGGAGCAACGACCCATCGAGAGTATTAAACACCCTAACTAGGGTCCCCTTACTACTTGCAGTTGCTAATAATGTACCATCCTGGGAGAGCGCAAAGGCCGCAATCCTCGAATCATGCGCCATTATAAACCTAGTCCTCTTCGAAGCATAGTGCTCGACCCTAACCTGAAAAAAGTACATTATGCACCAATCATCAGCACGTAGGTGAATCAATTAACCAATTTGTTATCGACTCGCGACAGTGCTAATCGTCTCACCTGCCCCTTCTGAAGCCCGGAACCATCTGCCCCGAACTCTGCAACACCACGCACAAACCCTTCGGATTCGCGGTCGTCTCAATCTGATGCAGCAGCTTCAAGTCTGCAAATTTGTAGACGTATATCTTCTGCATAAGAATCACCACGATGTGGTGCCGCTGGAGCTCGACCGACTTCACCTCGGACCGCAGCGAGATCTCCCCGATGCACTGCGACTGGTGGTCGTCCCAGATCATCACCTTGTTCACCGGGCATATCGCGTTCGACCTGCCCCCGACGAGGGCCAGTATGTTGCACCGGAACAGCATCTCCACGACGGCGATCCCGCCTCCGGCGTCGAAGTGATGTATTGTCCACGTGTGCATGGtcaaatgtaatatttattgGGAGCTCAATTGAAATGGTAGTGGATGAAGATTTAAGCATTCCATAAATAAAGTTTGAAGTTTATTGAACCAAATTGTTGAGCCAAAGCACAATACAATCATTGAAATCCACCATGAATTTTATCGTTGCCCCCTGTGGTATCCAATTTTTATTCCCCTATG
The nucleotide sequence above comes from Eucalyptus grandis isolate ANBG69807.140 chromosome 2, ASM1654582v1, whole genome shotgun sequence. Encoded proteins:
- the LOC120290363 gene encoding autophagy-related protein 18a-like, which codes for MVTVSFSQASFVPCFAGILPRYFSSEWSVAQFRLHEGLQYVVAFGHRKNTVLILGMDGSFYRRQFDPMTGGEMTQLEYYNFLKPEETL